The following proteins are encoded in a genomic region of Candidatus Eisenbacteria bacterium:
- a CDS encoding ABC transporter ATP-binding protein, whose product MASLTLTGLTLTYPNGTRAVNEIHLAIGDGEFLAILGPSGCGKSSLLRLVAGLEAPSSGTIAMNGKDVTRLEPKDRDVAMVFQGLALYPHMTVEENMAFGLQARRTPREEVDRRVGDAAETLGLTRYLGKRPRELSGGERQRVALGRALVRRPQIFLFDEPLSSLDAQLRQELREELARLHRITRTTSIYVTHDQKEALSLGDKVAVMKGGQLRQLATPEDVYRNPHDLFVARFVGEPAINLIEGEIAPAGVFRAPGLQISLNGTRARTGPARLGLRAETVALLPAGRTGGVARAEVERVEHLGGDTLVHVRGDWGTLVARVARAEDAPAPGDVVGVDPDLRRALLFDPEGNRI is encoded by the coding sequence ATGGCTTCGCTCACGTTGACCGGCTTGACGCTCACGTACCCCAACGGCACGCGCGCCGTGAACGAGATTCATCTCGCGATCGGGGACGGCGAGTTCCTCGCGATTCTCGGGCCCTCGGGGTGCGGGAAGTCTTCCCTGTTGCGCCTGGTGGCGGGGCTCGAGGCGCCCAGCTCGGGCACGATCGCGATGAATGGGAAGGACGTCACGCGGCTCGAGCCGAAGGATCGTGACGTGGCGATGGTGTTCCAGGGGCTCGCGCTCTATCCGCACATGACGGTCGAGGAGAACATGGCGTTCGGACTCCAGGCGCGCCGGACTCCACGCGAGGAAGTGGATCGGAGAGTGGGCGATGCGGCGGAGACGCTCGGGTTGACGCGCTACCTCGGAAAGCGCCCGCGCGAGCTCTCCGGCGGCGAGCGGCAGCGCGTCGCGCTGGGCCGCGCGCTCGTGCGCCGGCCGCAGATCTTCCTCTTCGACGAGCCTCTCTCGAGTCTCGATGCCCAGCTTCGCCAGGAGCTGCGCGAGGAGCTGGCCCGGTTGCACCGCATCACGCGCACCACGTCGATCTACGTGACGCACGACCAGAAGGAAGCGCTGTCTCTAGGAGACAAGGTCGCGGTGATGAAGGGCGGGCAGCTCCGCCAGCTCGCGACGCCCGAGGATGTGTACCGGAATCCGCACGATCTCTTCGTGGCGAGGTTCGTGGGCGAGCCCGCGATCAACCTGATCGAGGGAGAGATCGCGCCCGCGGGTGTGTTCCGCGCGCCGGGGCTTCAGATCTCGCTGAACGGCACGCGCGCGAGGACGGGTCCCGCGCGCCTGGGTCTGCGTGCGGAAACGGTCGCGCTCCTTCCCGCCGGCAGGACGGGTGGCGTCGCGCGCGCCGAGGTGGAACGGGTCGAGCACCTGGGGGGCGACACGCTCGTGCACGTGCGGGGCGATTGGGGAACGCTCGTCGCGCGCGTGGCGCGCGCGGAGGATGCGCCCGCGCCCGGCGATGTCGTCGGCGTGGATCCGGACCTGAGACGCGCGCTCCTCTTCGACCCCGAAGGGAACCGGATCTAG
- a CDS encoding nuclear transport factor 2 family protein, whose translation MSPRNVQEWLDAYGTAWRSRDAEAAAALFTEDSIYRSHPFRTPHRGQDGVRAYWTQATADQRGLDLRFGVPIAEGNRVAVEWWAVMRVVSPEGESAGSGVEGTAGSRIRESIGTLPGCLFLTFAPDGRCRELREYWHWKDQEITPPEGWGL comes from the coding sequence ATGTCACCCAGGAACGTGCAGGAATGGCTGGATGCCTACGGCACTGCGTGGCGCTCGCGGGACGCCGAGGCCGCGGCGGCGCTCTTCACCGAGGATTCGATCTACCGGTCGCACCCCTTTCGCACACCACACCGTGGGCAGGATGGCGTGCGGGCGTACTGGACGCAGGCGACCGCGGATCAGCGCGGGCTCGATCTCCGCTTCGGCGTGCCCATCGCGGAAGGGAACCGGGTCGCCGTCGAGTGGTGGGCCGTGATGCGTGTGGTGAGCCCCGAGGGAGAGAGCGCGGGGAGCGGCGTCGAAGGCACCGCCGGGAGCCGCATCCGAGAGAGCATCGGAACGTTGCCGGGATGCCTCTTCCTGACCTTCGCGCCCGACGGTCGCTGCCGCGAGCTCCGCGAGTACTGGCACTGGAAGGACCAAGAGATCACTCCACCCGAGGGATGGGGGCTCTGA